The nucleotide sequence GTGGAAACGACCCAGTCAAACGTCCTGCTGAATTTGGACGACACCAGCCTGGTGCAATGGCTGCTGAAACAGTTGATCAACCAGCGATCGCTTAACCACGAGGAAACCGTTATCTTCAGTACCTACATTCGTTCCCGCTTACCACTGATCCGCGATCTGGCACGCAGCCGGCTGACTGTTCGTGCTTGAAGAGGGTGCTGAAAGCCGTATGAATTGAACCTACTCAATCAGCAATACCTGCCTGAACCCTGATCAGGCGATCGTCGAAGAACCAGAGTCGGGAGGAATATCCTGCCAGCGACCCGGTCCCACAGCCCTAAGGGCTTCTTTGAGAGAAATATCTCCAGTGTAAAGCGCTCGACCGACGATCGCGCCGGTCACCCCCACTGGTTCCAGAGCCAACAGACTGAGCAGATCCGTCACTGAACTGATTCCACCGGATGCAATGACGGGTATGGTCACACGACTGGCCAGTTCCCGCAAAGATTCCAGGTTCGGCCCCTGGAGCGTACCATCCCGATGAATGTCCGTGTAAATAATCGCGGCAATCCCAGAGGATGCCATTCCTTCAGCCAGGTCAGTGGCTGCCACCTCCGAAGTCTCTAACCAACCCCGTGTAGCAACTCGTCCATTGCGAGCATCAATTCCCACCACAATGCGCTCTGGAAACTCTTGACATAGCTGCTTAACCAGGTCCGGTTGCTCAACGGCGACGGTGCCCAGAATGACACGCTGCACCCCCCGTTTCAATAAAGTAGCCACACTGGTGCGATCGCGCAGCCCTCCTCCCACCTGCACTGGCACATCCACTGCCCTCACAATTGCCTCAATTGCCGACAGATTGACCGGATGCCCTGCCCTGGCACCGTCCAGATCCACCACATGCAGCAGGGATGCCCCCTCCGCTACCCACTGGCGGGCAACCTCTACTGGATTTTCATCAAAGGTTTGCGCCTGCCCGTAGTCCCCCTGGTACAGCCGCACACAGCGCCCCTCCAGTAAATCGATCGCCGGAATCACATCCATCCTGCTTCCTTCTAAGTCAATCTACTGCACAGTAGCCCATGATCTGGAGGAAGATCAATACTCAGGAAGATTGAAACACCCTCTTATTTAACCCAACCTTTAAGATTCCATTGAGCAATATTTTATTTCTTTGAAGTTTGGGCTGTCCCCTGACAGCATATCCACCTTAGAAGTAAAAATTTAGACAGGGCTTACTGACCTCGGTTTTCCGTTCAGGAATGGGGATTCAATAAACTGAAAACCTTGGAGCTCCACCACAGAGCCATTTCTCTGTGTCTCTGTGGTGAACATTCAGCTTATAAAGTCCTCATTCCTCAGCTAAAACGATATTTTTAAGCGCACGGGAGCATTTTCATTTCATGGGTATCTCTGCTTCAACAGGCACTCTTCCCAACTCAGGTAACCATCCACTTCAGTTTCAGTACCGACTTGAGGAAACGCCAGCAGTTCCTGCAAGCTCTCACCTCATCTGGTACAACCGGGGCAAAATGCTGATCTGGCAGGGGCACCATGAAGCCGCGCTCACCAGTTTTGAGATTGCTCTCCAGCATAACCCCAATCATCACCAGACCTGGGTTTACCGGGGTATTGCGCTGGCCTATCTGGGCTGCCATGAGGCGACGCTTGCCAGTTTTAATCAAGCCCTGGAACTGTCACCCGACAACCGGGAAATCTGGATCTTTCGCGGTGCCGTCTTGACGTTTTTGAACCGTCAACGGGAGGCAACCAATAGTTACACCATTGCCCTCAGCATCCAACAGCGCGGCTTTACCATTTGTGAGGACTATCCAACGACATGGATGCCTCAGCCTGTGGAAAGAGCCTCGTGAGAGGAGAGAGGAGTGGAGGTTGAACGCTGAAATCTAGTTCTATTTCCAAATTGCCCGGTAACATGGCAGCAGTCAAGCCGGAGTCATTTGGACTATGGTTACTTCCTCACCACGCTTCCCAGATATTCAGACCCATTGGGCGCGATTGTTTATTGAGGAACTGGCACAACGCAGGATTGTGCGGGGGTTTGAGGATCAAACCTTTCGGCCCAATCGTGCTGTGACCAGAGCCGAGTTCGCGGCTTTGTTGTTTGTGGCGTTTCCCCGGGCTGGAACTCGCCCCTATGTTCCATTTGGAGATGTCCCGGCAAACCACTGGGCCGCCAGTGCAATTCGCTGGTCCTATGAAACAGGCTTTTTATCGGGTTATCCCGGTCGGCAGTTTCGTCCCAATGAGTCGATTCCCAGGGTTCAGGCGCTGGCTGCTCTGGCAGGTGGTTTGGGCTTTCCCTCATCGGGTAAGGTGCCACTGGCAAGCCTGTATCAGGATAGTGCCCAGATTCCTGGATGGGCAACGGGGGCGATCGCGGCAGCAACCGAAGCGGGAATTGTTGTCAACTATCCTTCACGCGAGCAATTGAACCCCTTACAGGCGGCAACCCGTGCAGAGGTAGCGGTCTTTATCTATCAATGTCTGGTTTACCTGGAGCAGGCTCCAGCGATCGCCTCTGAATACCTGGTGCAGTGGGTACAAACTGCCAATGTCAGCCATCGCAGGGAGTTCCGGGCAGTGTGGATGGCAACTGTGTGGAACTCCGACTTCCCTTCTCAGGCGGGGCTTTCCAGTCAGGAACAGCAGGCCGAGTTGATCACCCTTTTGAACCAGATGCAGGCGCTGAATTTGAATGCCCTGATTTTGCAGGTGCGTCCAGAGGGGGATGCCCTGTATGCG is from Leptothermofonsia sichuanensis E412 and encodes:
- a CDS encoding tetratricopeptide repeat protein, whose amino-acid sequence is MGISASTGTLPNSGNHPLQFQYRLEETPAVPASSHLIWYNRGKMLIWQGHHEAALTSFEIALQHNPNHHQTWVYRGIALAYLGCHEATLASFNQALELSPDNREIWIFRGAVLTFLNRQREATNSYTIALSIQQRGFTICEDYPTTWMPQPVERAS
- the hisA gene encoding 1-(5-phosphoribosyl)-5-[(5-phosphoribosylamino)methylideneamino]imidazole-4-carboxamide isomerase, whose product is MDVIPAIDLLEGRCVRLYQGDYGQAQTFDENPVEVARQWVAEGASLLHVVDLDGARAGHPVNLSAIEAIVRAVDVPVQVGGGLRDRTSVATLLKRGVQRVILGTVAVEQPDLVKQLCQEFPERIVVGIDARNGRVATRGWLETSEVAATDLAEGMASSGIAAIIYTDIHRDGTLQGPNLESLRELASRVTIPVIASGGISSVTDLLSLLALEPVGVTGAIVGRALYTGDISLKEALRAVGPGRWQDIPPDSGSSTIA